In Gossypium hirsutum isolate 1008001.06 chromosome D06, Gossypium_hirsutum_v2.1, whole genome shotgun sequence, one genomic interval encodes:
- the LOC121218140 gene encoding auxin-induced protein 6B yields the protein MSSVGLGKCSKIRHIVRLRQMLRRWRNKARMSASRIPSDVPAGHVAVTVGTSCRRFVVRATHLNHPVFRKLLIQAEEEYGFTNQGPLAIPCDETVFEEVIRFICRSESGHSAAAKFVNIGGNCHVGMWSNKLDLWTESRPLLNGLAEKTIW from the coding sequence ATGTCGTCGGTGGGACTTGGAAAATGCAGCAAGATCCGCCACATTGTGAGGCTCCGACAAATGCTGCGGCGGTGGAGGAACAAGGCTCGCATGTCGGCCAGTCGTATCCCGTCTGATGTTCCGGCGGGACATGTGGCGGTCACAGTGGGGACTAGTTGCCGGAGGTTCGTCGTCAGGGCGACGCACTTGAACCACCCCGTGTTTAGGAAACTCCTCATCCAAGCCGAAGAAGAGTACGGATTCACTAACCAAGGCCCATTGGCGATCCCCTGCGACGAGACGGTATTCGAGGAAGTGATCCGGTTCATTTGTCGGTCGGAGTCGGGTCACTCCGCCGCCGCTAAGTTCGTCAACATCGGGGGTAACTGTCACGTCGGAATGTGGAGTAATAAGCTCGATTTGTGGACCGAATCTCGACCGTTACTCAATGGGTTGGCTGAaaaaacaatttggtaa